A window of Phragmites australis chromosome 2, lpPhrAust1.1, whole genome shotgun sequence genomic DNA:
GGGAGAGGCTtcacaagctcacctggacGTAATCACTTGAGTGCTAATTGACTCGAACGACAAGTCGAGCTCAAGTTGGACTCTAAATTCGGTTCGGAGTCCCAGGACAGTAtatcagtaaaacaggcataactcttgCATACGTagtccaattgaggtgttcttAGACTTcctagaaagcttatgacaagCCTTTACCAATGGATATGgactcgaccaaatattcctaaTAGTTTAGTTAGAGCCAAAGGAATAATGTGctacatcactattttggaCCTTCTCAGGTcatgtaatcgtgtcagggtcgGGGTCcgggttgtgtacgcctctttccacggctgcacaaccctagtcTGACTTCATCACATCCCCttataaatatacaatagtcATCATTGTTTGGGCTCAGGTTTTTTTAGatgattctattttagatagttttatCGTATATCAGTTTGTAGAACACCAAACTCAAGCATTTTATTGGTAATTACCAATATTTAGATTGTATCTACCtgctcttgcttgtgttctcaattcgcttgcaggaaaaccttcttggcgaggtaaactgtgtcttggcacggttgataaccatgaagtagtggtgtagtggttgcgacgGTTATCGATCTATTTTGGTCAaagcttttggatcatcaacattgaaactccaccaaatcgacttatcatattaccttcggaagatcaggaaAACCAACATCAACCTTcctccttagttgtgtatgaagcggaagtacattatgatgctagTGCTGATTCAAGGGCCGAGGCAATCCAGTAATGATATCAATGTCTATCTGAAACTATTAATTAAAGATCTTGTTTATTTCTTAgtggcaatcatagagatgatatgccctagaggcagttttgaaggtgatatgccctagaggcaatcatagagatgattatatcacgttatgtttatatacttttgaataatgtgttactccaagaatgactatcctttacattgattggcaagtatgtgacttgtttgtggaactctttgtttgtatcatgatattattctaaattgatccctAGTCATGTATCATTGTAatgattcataagaccagcacatgtattgattgatgatcatatttcacgtatcataggtatagagataccaggtcgataatgtggatatttatgttagagaaaatgCTGTTGGATCGactcaccttgagatactactaagattgttatttatgatgtgaaatcagttgttatctcaaatggtgtacctggaGGATCCTCAgatctgagatcgtcattgtttcccagaatgtgtagtggtatactttgaggctgccaaacgctattccgtaattgtgtagttataaaggtagtttttgggtttgtcatgaaacatgtcgtggggtgtgagcgatcaagttGAATTtgaccctccttgataacgggagagatatctctgagcCCCTCATGgtagttggattaagaaattaagaaagtgcatggccattctagtatgattaaagagttaatcatgatgaatccactacttcaTCAAGTGAATGgccgagctatcacaagggtcgcacgtatctcgccttgagcttgactagtatcatgaggtgaagggatcggtgcatgcgtatatcaaggttcagccgatatgatctttgtgtatactcgagagtcaacatgtcctgctagggaccgctattaaCTTCGGTTTGAAAAGGGTTTTTGAGTAATAGCAGTTTGtgcatgaacctaacgggtcacgtacttaatgggttggaataaaacatacgaattggattcatatatgggtttgattagattgtgatccatgaggagttagagtcctaaagagctttcaacgtgggagcccattagtgagctctatataagaagaggCGTGGGGTGGGGTGTGCAGAggtgagccactccaaaaccctagacaCAACCCTCCACATGATCTCTCACAACCCTAGTCGcacgcgcggtgctagcacatcgacgcTCGGCGATCCTGCCCAGAACGTGTGGATACAGTAGATGCGTTGCTACTATTATGGCGCTGATCTCCTCGGCACAAAGATTGCGACGCTTTTGTCTGGTTAGTCGACATATTGCTTGTCTAGTCATGGAGCATGATGTGACCACTCAGAGCTGGTCAAGGATGCGACAGACCTGCTCGAGGAATTGGTcaagaagcacgaccacctgctcggagttggtcaaggagcatgaccaccCGCGCGGGGCTGGTTGCagatctgatcaagaagcttcttgaggagtttgacgtgcacgacgttggatcagtccattccaactcttcttctgctgcagtGCGCGTCAAGTGGCAATGATCTgtgatctcctacttgcatgttttcctaggtgaatgcggtcgaaaatttttatttataggcTAGTTAGTGaacccgttccccaacattgcggtatgggatgaatacaaatgagagaacttcaccctacgcacattgttgttcgtaacaatccatgATTGGCCAggccttggtaacctatcaggtcAGACTGTCAAAGGGTACTTTGTatgtgtgcattgcttggatgaaatagagagccTGTGGCTGAAGACCTGCcgaaaaaatggtgtacctagatCATTGTAAATTTTTTCGTAATGATTACCCGTACCTTagcaataggagagcttttgatgggaaagttgagactcgatcacctcctaaacatcgcactgggagatagGCATATGATATGGTAAACAGatttagggttatccttggaaagggacgtgggagtacaccggttttgaaatctaatcttagagcacctatgttaaaaaaaagtctattttttatgacttagctcaTTGGCCGGACTTGGTCGTTCAACAGGTAATCGatatcatgcacattgagaagaacatgtgtgatagaTTATtagtacgttactagacatacctggcaaaataaAGGATACCCTCCAAGCACGAAatgacctgaaatgtttgaaactcagacatgatctatatcccaaagatatggaagaatATAATAAATATCTTGGTCCTACTAGCTACAGTCTAAGCAAGGTATAGAAAAttacaatgtgcaagtgcttgcatggaatcaaagttctatTCGGTTACACCGCCAACCTAAAGAGGCTAGTAAACATGACAATTTAAAATTTAACTGggatgaagtctcatgattgtcatgtgatgataacacagatgcttccaattgtaattagaggtattcttcTGCCGAATAtctgaaacccaatcataaagttgtgctTATTCTTCAACGTGATATCACAAAAGGCCATcaatccgaccaagctagataagctgtagAAAGACGTggttgagactctatcccaACTTGAggtgtgtttccctccatcgttttttatatcatggtgcatctcattgttcacattgtgaaagagataagGATTCATGACCCCatgtttctacatcagatgtatcctttcgagaGGCTCATGGGAGttttaaagaaatatgttcataaccaaaattggctggaaggctgcatggccaagggctggggaaccgaggaagATATTGATTTCTGTGTCattacatgaatctcaaatcaattggtgtgcatgtatctcaccatgagtggaggctacaagggaaagggacgataagtgcaaactcattccgcactaacgaccACATTTCATTCACGTAAGTATATTTTGTAGTACCGCAGCAATTAGTTGTAGTAGACCCgtatgtcaaagaacaccaaaagatgctacgcaccaaaaaCCCAAGGatgtccgatgtttggatcgggTGAGAGCACTAAGATCATTTTGCCGCCTGGTTACATAGATAGGTGATGgataagtagatagagtgtgctcagttgaatgtgttggctcacgaacTGTTAACTACAAttctcacattccaaggatatgacataaatagctatacattttatatgagagaataagataataagagcgccaaacAAAATAACGGTGTTCGTATAGATGCCTGCGACTGCAATGGCAATAGGGAGGCCTATAGTGGATTCATACAAGTGATATGTGAGCTCGACTatagagtgttaaaggttcctctttttctATGGCAATGGGTTAGACTCCCATGAGGAGTGAAGATTGAAAAGTACGGCAtaactacagtggaccaaaaacttgttgAATACAGAAAAGAACCGTTCGTACTTGCGAAATATGTTATGCAAGTTTTATATGTAAAGGACTCAGACCCGACTAACAAAGAGGAGTGCCACATGATTCTtctaggaaaaagaaggattgtcagagtggagaataTCGTCAACGAGAAAAAACAAgaatcaattcgacgcgctagCTACTTtcagagaggacgtcgacctaggtctcATGGAAAACACcaacgaacctccctatgtacactgtgatcataatgaagggtgaatcgttaagCCAGATTAAATAGCTTATTTGTATATTAATGAAGCACatgaattattatgtattaattatgatatttgtggtgttccttactACTATAGTCAAAGCATGCACTTTAACTTTTTGGATACAATATTCAAGTAGGTTTCTAACGTGACCCACAATGATTTATCCattaaatttgatttttttacgtaatgaattaaaaaaaattatccattaaATTTAGGTATGTGGATATTATAATTTCCATTTTTAATTAAGTAGCAGTGATATAAACTGTAGGTATGAAATTAATAAAGCTATTCAGTACTAACTCAATCTAATAGACTTGAGTAGCACATTGGTTTGTTTGTTCGGACTTGGCGGCAAAGGTTGTGGGTTCGAAGTTCCGCGCATAGcgctgataattttttttttatttcccaccacccccccccccccgctgcAGTGAAGCGGGTTTCACTGTTGGCTCAATgtttgggccggcagtgaaggtagtttcactgccggctcaatatttGGGCTAGTAGTGAAGAATGTTTCACTACCGGTGTAACTCATGTGCCGACAATGAAGGTCTGCTTTCACTATCGGCCTAAATATTGAGCAGACAGTGAATCCTTTTCCCTATAAAAGCTCTGTGCGACCTATCGGCCTCTGAACAACACATAGAAAAGTTTTGTCGTCGTCCCCGTCCCCATCCCTGGAGCCTGCGCTGCCTCATCGCCCAGTGGCACCTCTGTCCTGTTGCCCGCATCCAATGTTAAAAAAATCGTTGATTGGTAGTTAATTAATCGGACGATAATTAATCGGTTGGTATAAAGTACTTATGTAAACATGTATAAGATGCTAAGAAATAACTAGGACAACAAAGTGTTACCTTGATGTTGTAGTTTTGATGACGAATGCTTCATCGGAAGGCAATAAATctgcaaaataaataacaatttaTGAGTATGTGCTTCaaatataaattataaattccaaaaaatggCAGCAATCATTCTCATTCAACCAAACACATAAAACGTAGActcaaaaatctcaaaaacagATAAAAATGACAACATTCCAGCACACATGATAGCAGTTCACACATAATAGTAGTTCACACAATCACAATTCACACATAGACACATAGTTCATCTAACTCAAATAAGTTCTATGTAGCAAAATAAATAAGTTGACAAGCTGTAGGCTCAAATATCCATTGGTTCATCCTCTTCATTCTCTTTGGTTGAAACCACCCCACCATCATCGGACTCAAATTCAATCTCTTCCTCCATATTGAACTCTTGTTCAGAATCTTCATAAACAAATTCTTCTACTTCATAGAGCTCTCTCACTCTTTGGCTCCTACGAGGCTCCATTGCTTCTATGGCCCTCATTGCTTCATCAATTACATCATATGACAACCCTGTTGTAGGATCAACCTCTTCATCACATTCACATATCCAATTCTGTGCATGGGAAGCATCTTCACCTAGAAGGACATCACTATATATAGAACACTTCTTTCTTTTGTCCATCATTCTTCCATTGAATTGAACAAAGACTAGATTGCTCACATGACACACATCTAGTTTATTTCTCCTCTTTGCATCTACCTTCAAATTGCAAAATAAAAACTAGTTAGGAAATTTTGGTCAGGATTTAGCAAGCTAAAGATTTCAATAGTGGGATTGTGAGAGTTACCATTTCAAATGCGCTCCAATTTCTTTCACATCCGAATGCACTTGAGGTCAAGTTAAGTATCCTGACAGCCATTCTTTGCAATGTAGGAGCTTGCAATCCGTAAGTTGACCACCACAACCCTACAATTAAGAATGCATTTTtaagtatgtatatgtatgataaTTTTGCAAGAACACACAAGCTTACCTGCAGCAAaattatcattgtgaattgCTTTTGTGGCTGCCACCTTCCCAAACATGCCTTGGTGATATCTAAACATAGGCAAGTCTACATGAAGAGAAAGATTTTGCTTATCATCATCTCCTTGATAAAACATTTCAATAACATCCATGAAGCCAGTCATGATTTCTACATCTCCAAAGATTGATGTATCCACATAGCTATAACGAGGATTCAAGAGGTATGCCGCCATGTGCAATGGAGAATCAAGCCTTCCATGCATCTTGATTTCCATATGATCACATTATAGTCTCTTTCTGATTTCCCACAACAAGCTTGATGGCCTTCTTTGCCTCTAAACGTTCCTCAGACATAGAGGCCATATATGGCCCATCACTATCGGCCAAGCGAAGCAATTTCACCAATGGCTCAAAAACCTTGATGCAAAGAGCAACATTGTTCCAAAAGCCCCTACTCATTATTGTGGCATATGCTAACTTTCCTTTCCTTGACCTTGTGTGCTTGTATTGTTCCCAAGCCTCACTACAAGCCATTTCTCTTAGTTGCTTTTTCTTAGCAAGCAAACTTTCCAAGGTAAGAAATGCGGAAGCGAATCTTGTCACACCCAACCTAACAATATCTCTTTTTTTGTATGAATTCTCATCAAGGACAATGTGGCATGATGtgaatatataaaaattgtcaTTTCTTTGGCTTTAGTGATTGTAGGAGAGAATTATTTCAACTTGCCAATTGCTTCTACCATCAAGTTGAGGGTGTGAGTTCCACATGAAGTCCAGAATATGTTTGGCCCTTTCCCCTTTAACATCTCCTTTGTTCCCATGTTATTGGAAGCATTATTCGTGACTACATGCACAACATTTTCGGGGCCCATTTTCTCAATGCACTCATCCacataacaaaatatatatGCACTAGTGTGCATCAGTAGAAGTCTCTTTTGATTCTATAAAGGAAGTCCCTAACTTGCAATGCACACACAAGTTCATAATGCTCCTCCTTTTCTTGTCCGTCCAAGCATTGGTCATGATAGAGCACCCTGTTTGCACCCTCTCTAGTTCATGTGGATTCAACAAATCCTTAGTTCTTTGTACCTCCTCCAACAACATATTTCCCTTAAAAATATATTGGGAAGGTTGCTTCCAATTTGGACCATACCGACCAAGAGTCTCACAAAATTGCTTGAAGTCATCATCAACGATACTATTGGAAGGAATTTTTCTCTTGTACATCCATCTTCCCAAATATTGCCCCACCTTATAAGTTCTCTCCTTGTCAATAGCATCATTTATATTTTGTTGCCTCTTTGTCATTGAGATGGAAGGATCAATTGGGTTCACAAAATTATCGATACGCCCTGCCTTCTTCGGTGCACTAACACTAAAACTAGTTTTAACAATCTCTTCTACCTCATCTCCATCTTTTTCAATGGTGACCTCCTCTCTTAGCTCTTGCTCACGTTGAGATTttgccaccttcttagacttTACTTCGTCAAAGACTTCTTACACTTCTCTTGCTGCTCCTTTGTGGACTTGCCACAACTTGTCACCTACCCTTTGACATGAGCAACATGACACTTGAGCCTATAAATCCCTCCACCCATTTGCTTTCCACACAATTTGCATTGTACTCTTTGTAAATTATTTGCATCAATCAAGCATCCAAATTCCCATCCTACATCATCTGAATTTCTCTTAAGGACTCTAACATTTTCAATACTGCTGGTGCCCGTCATTCTTAGTTGCTTCCTCTTCCCGTTTTCAAAAGCCAAAAAGGAGGCTCAGTTCCTCACGGTGCTACCATTACCATACCTGGCGAGAGGAGCCGAGAAGGGGCGGCGTTCTACTGCTGGGCGAGAGGAGTCGAGGAGGGGCGACGGTTTGCTACTGGGTGAGAGGAGCCGAGGAGGGGCGGTGGCCTGCTGCTGGGAGACGGCACTACTGctgggaggcggtggcggcagcggGCCTGGAGGGGGGTGGTGGGTAGGTGGGGCAGCAGCAtcgttgggggggggggcaacagGCCTGGAGGGGGGAGGTGGGGCGGTGGCGggcgcagaggaggaggaggatggggaaAGGCGCAACCGACTCAGGATTCTGGTGGATGGGAAACACGAGCGCAAGAGGATAATGTTTAGGACCCCCACCCCCGATTAATCGGTCTGCCGATTAATGATCCG
This region includes:
- the LOC133902992 gene encoding uncharacterized protein LOC133902992 yields the protein MAVRILNLTSSAFGCERNWSAFEMVDAKRRNKLDVCHVSNLVFVQFNGRMMDKRKKCSIYSDVLLGEDASHAQNWICECDEEVDPTTGLSYDVIDEAMRAIEAMEPRRSQRVRELYEVEEFVYEDSEQEFNMEEEIEFESDDGGVVSTKENEEDEPMDI